The window CGGCAGCAGCCCGAAAGACAGCGTAATTCGTATAGAGAACAGCCGCCTTGGCGCGGGCATGAAAATTGAAGGAAATCGTCCGCTCTTGCGGGCATCTCTGTGGTCGATCCGAACAGTGATGGCGGTCGAGCCGTTTGTCGACATTGTGGTCGTACCGGGAGCCGAATTCACCTGGCAGAGTGTTTACGAATACTACACTCTGCCTCGAAACTAGCTCGAAGTTTCCGGCTTCAGGAACGTCCCTCGATCGAGATCCTCAAATGCCTTGCGGAGTTGATCTTGCGTGTTCATCACAATGGGTCCATACCAGGCGACGGGTTCCCCAAGCGGCTTGCCCGAAACGAGAAGGAAGCGAATACCGTCCTCCCCGGCTTGCACCGTGACTTCATCGCCCCGGTCAAACAAGATCAGCGAACGATTGTCCGCTTCCGACGGTGGCGTCGTGTCCGCCCATTTGACACCCTCGGTCGGTACTGCGAGCGGGCCGGACGCATTGCAGAATTTTCCCGACCCGGCAAAAACATAGGCGAAGGCGTGGCGAGTCGTCTCGACAGGTAGGCTCTTCCTGCGGCCTGGAGCTACCGAGATATCGAGATAGATCGGATCGGCCGCCACTCCATCCACCGGGCCGGTCTTTCCCCAGAAGGTCCCGCAAACGATGCGCAC is drawn from Terriglobia bacterium and contains these coding sequences:
- a CDS encoding pirin family protein, which codes for MSIRPVKRLVRAKPTLEGAGVHLRRAFGFGNTSDFDPFLLLDDFRNDIPEDYMAGFPWHPHRGIETITYVLAGTVEHGDSLGNRGAIGSGDVQWMTAGSGIIHQEMPKGDPEGRMHGFQLWGNLPSSLKMTAPRYQEVKGADIPLITDDDGTGVRIVCGTFWGKTGPVDGVAADPIYLDISVAPGRRKSLPVETTRHAFAYVFAGSGKFCNASGPLAVPTEGVKWADTTPPSEADNRSLILFDRGDEVTVQAGEDGIRFLLVSGKPLGEPVAWYGPIVMNTQDQLRKAFEDLDRGTFLKPETSS